A genomic segment from Thermothielavioides terrestris NRRL 8126 chromosome 4, complete sequence encodes:
- a CDS encoding histone H4-like protein, which produces GKGGKGLGKGGAKRHRKILRDNIQGITKPAIRRLARRGGVKRISAMIYEETRGVLKSFLEGVIRDAVTYTEHAKRKTVTSLDVVYALKRQGRTLYGFGG; this is translated from the exons GGCAAGGGCGGAAAGGGCctcggcaagggcggcgccaAGCGCCACCGCAAGATTCTGCGTGACAACATCCAGGGCATCACCAAGCCCGCCATCCGCCGTCTGGCTCGCCGTGGCGGTGTCAAGCGTATCTCTGCCA TGATCTACGAAGAGACCCGCGGTGTCCTCAAGTCCTTCCTCGAGGGCGTCATCCGGGACGCCGTCACCTACACCGAGCACGCCAAGCGCAAGACGGTCACGTCGCTCGACGTCGTCTACGCCCTCAAGCGCCAGGGCCGCACCCTCTACGGCTTCGGTGGCTAA